The Candida dubliniensis CD36 chromosome 2, complete sequence genome contains a region encoding:
- a CDS encoding actin-regulating kinase, putative (Similar to S. cerevisiae PRK1) has translation MGNLPKLSEGTALQVGKHKVTVVKYLSEGGFAQIYKVTIDPLENDSEIACLKRVIVPDKNGLNELRKEVDVMKTLRHSRNIVKYYDSHAERLENGTYQVLVLMELCPNGSLLDYMNKHIKTKLTEPQILRIMLDICQGIYEMHKLKLIHRDIKIENVLIDSKNQFQLCDFGSTAVPTMPPQDQQQFNYLSHDILYHTTPQYRSPEMVDLYRGIPIDEKADIWALGCFLYKLCYYTTPFEANGDIAILHASFQFPPYPEFSGDLKNLIIIMLQENPLFRPNIVQVLILVCKLMNIDFANLKLKDFYNAGPYNFQALHEYQVHKQNELMRQKQLYYQQQALANSEAGLTKEQERLAQPVSAEDSLPTEENSQSQPNKAAATATIDSQPSPEIKSTTLGVPSTLTSGSSRESLAGFSSEDDLANEIAEIEGLEDAEQRYPSLEEIEVPDKIIQKSTEPSRSTSIKTSYSEATSSKGIDAHGVDVDENLDYLPKPNKVAEKLADDIFSVTESPTFPVKEKFDETGDAARSKTDTDGDFYDLSQRVEHLHVETDQSGSAKNPFPCVKASAATKEDGNFEQPETRKKNNPWGNYNLTPKENYTSTSTSDSFAFMQNSGSVPSALSEMKSVPVATETIFPSTQTEPPKIAKPECNLIDLEVGLESSSASPSLRYSKSNNISEVSLIDMDDSQFKTSEAKVADQKPAFKKRVGSNTHNPSQFSLQEEVIDFASDDENPANGSYMNRLKIRSSLKKPSKGRRSGEHKRTESSSTDSKKRLSFFGGN, from the coding sequence ATGGGTAATCTTCCAAAACTCTCAGAAGGCACAGCTCTCCAAGTTGGAAAACACAAGGTTACTGTTGTCAAATATCTTTCTGAAGGAGGGTTTGCACAGATTTACAAAGTTACGATAGACCCATTAGAGAATGACTCTGAGATTGCATGTTTGAAACGAGTCATCGTGCCAGATAAGAATGGATTGAATGAGTTACGCAAAGAAGTTGATGTTATGAAGACATTGCGCCATAGTAGAAACATAGTAAAGTATTATGATTCACATGCGGAAAGATTAGAGAATGGCACCTATCAGGTATTGGTGTTGATGGAATTGTGTCCCAACGGCTCGTTACTAGACTATATGAATAAACatatcaaaacaaaattgacAGAACCACAGATCCTTAGAATAATGTTGGATATATGTCAAGGGATTTATGAAATgcataaattgaaattaattcaCCGTGatatcaaaattgaaaatgtatTGATTGACTCCAAGAATCAATTCCAGTTGTGTGATTTTGGGTCTACAGCGGTTCCGACGATGCCTCCACAGGATCAGCAACAGTTCAACTATCTCAGCCATGATATCCTTTATCACACCACCCCGCAATACCGTTCCCCCGAAATGGTGGACTTATACCGAGGAATACCAATAGACGAGAAGGCCGATATCTGGGCTTTAGGATGTTTTCTTTACAAATTGTGTTATTACACCACCCCATTTGAAGCCAACGGAGATATTGCCATATTACATGCTTCATTTCAGTTTCCACCCTATCCGGAGTTTTCGGGAGACCTTAAGAACTTAATTATCATTATGCTTCAAGAAAACCCATTATTTCGTCCCAATATAGTTCAAGTCTTGATTTTGGTGTGcaaattgatgaatattgattttgcaAATCTAAAACTAAAAGATTTTTACAATGCTGGACCCTATAATTTTCAGGCATTGCATGAATATCAAGTTCATAAGCAGAATGAGCTAATGCGACAAAAGCAATtgtattatcaacaacaggCTCTTGCAAATTCTGAAGCTGGGCTCACAAAGGAACAGGAAAGGCTTGCCCAGCCAGTGTCTGCTGAAGATTCCCTACCAACAGAAGAAAACAGCCAATCTCAACCAAATAAGGCCGCAGCTACGGCTACTATAGATTCACAACCATCTCCTGAGATCAAGTCCACCACATTAGGTGTACCTTCTACCCTCACTTCGGGATCTTCACGCGAGTCATTAGCAGGTTTTAGTCTGGAGGATGACTTGGCAAACGAAATTGCCGAAATAGAAGGCTTGGAAGACGCCGAACAGAGGTACCCATCGttggaagaaattgaagtgCCTGATAAAATCATACAAAAGAGCACGGAACCACTGCGACTGACAAGTATTAAAACGTCTTATTCTGAAGCAACCTCCTCCAAAGGAATTGATGCCCACGGAGTAGATGTCGATGAGAACTTGGATTATTTACCCAAACCCAATAAAGTGGCGGAAAAATTGGctgatgatattttttcGGTCACTGAAAGTCCAACGTTTCCCGTTAAAGAAAAGTTTGATGAAACAGGAGATGCTGCCAGATCTAAGACAGATACCGATGGAGATTTTTATGATTTGCTGCAAAGAGTCGAGCACTTGCATGTTGAAACAGACCAAAGTGGAAGTGCAAAGAATCCATTTCCTTGTGTCAAGGCACTGGCTGCCACTAAAGAGGATGGCAATTTTGAGCAACCTGAAACACGCAAAAAGAATAATCCGTGGGgtaattataatttgacACCAAAGGAGAATTACACATCTACATCCACACTGGATAGTTTTGCATTCATGCAAAATTCTGGCAGTGTACCATCTGCTTTGTCGGAAATGAAGCTGGTACCAGTAGCCACCGAGACGATTTTCCCATCAACACAAACTGAACCACCCAAAATAGCAAAACCTGAATGTAACTTGATAGACTTGGAAGTTGGTTTAGAATCTTCTAGTGCATCACCTTCTCTCAGGTATCTGAAGTCCAATAATATTTCAGAAGTATCGTTAATTGATATGGACGATTCTCAATTTAAGACGTCTGAAGCCAAGGTTGCAGACCAAAAACCAgcatttaaaaaaagagttGGGTCTAATACACACAATCCATCTCAGTTTAGTCTACAGGAAGAggttattgattttgctTCAGATGATGAAAACCCTGCTAATGGATCATATATGAACAGGCTCAAGATTAGAAGCTCATTAAAGAAACCTAGTAAAGGTCGTAGATCAGGAGAACATAAGAGAACAGAAAGTAGTAGTACCGACTCTAAGAAGAGGCTATCGTTTTTTGGAGGtaattaa